CCGATTTTACCTTTAAATCTGTCTTTGCCGTCAACGCATATCGTAACTATATCATCGGCAGCATTATTTAACCTTACAATATCTCCGCTCTGCAGGTCCAGAACATCTCTAAGAGAGAGCTCAGCATCGCCCAGCATTGCTTCAATACCGACTTTTGCACCGCCTAGAAGTACATGAAGTTCTGTATTTCTACTCTTTTTTGTACTTGTTTCATTAAGCATTAGATCTCTGCTGGCAAGTTTTGGCAAAACAGGCTCCAGCGCAATAACCGGATAACAGATATTCATCATACCTGAACTCTGTCCTATAATAATCTCCATTACGACCATAACTACTATCTCGTTTTGGGCAACGATCTGCACAACATTAGGGCTAGACTCTTTTGACTCTATATTTGGAAAGATATCCATAACAGGTCCCCAAGCCTCTTTTAGAGTTGCCATCATAACTCTTAAAATAGTCTCAAAAAGGCTTAGTTCTATATCAGAAAACTCTCTGCTTGCATCAAATGGCTCACCTTTTCCGCCCAAAAGACGATCAAGCATAGGAAAAGCTATAGATGGATTTATCTCAATAACCCCGCTGCCCTCTAACGGCTTCATTGAAAAAACGTTAAAGCTGGTAGGGTTAGGCAGTGACATTAAAAATTCGCCATACGTCATCTGGTCAACCGAGTGAAGCTGTATCTCAACAATTGAACGCATAATAGATGATATCTGAGAGGCTAGAGACCTAGCCATCTTGTCATGTATCCCACGAAATGCGCGAAGCTGCTCTTTTGAGACCCTGTTTGGTCTCTTAAAGTCATAAAGGGTTACCTGTCTTTGTGAGACTAAGGTGTCTTCACTTCCATCAAGTACATCATCTCCCTCATCATCTACAACATCGAGTAACGCATCTATCTCTTCTTGTGAAAGTATATCTGCCATCTTAAGCTCCTACACTCTCTTTGATTTTATGTATAACCGACTTATGTATCTGAGAGATTCTAGACTCGGTAATATCCAAAATCTCGCTTATCTCTTTAAGAGTCAGCTCTTCAAAATAGTAAAACTGTATTATCAACTGCTCTCTTTGGCTGTACTGGCTAAGAACAGTTTTAATACTGTTTATAAGCTCCTCTTTTTCTATATTAGCGATAGATGAACCTTCGTCTCCAACTTGCAGTTGATCCTGAAGAGGCATAACCGTGTAGATTGTAGAGGCGATTCTCGCTTCATGTATCTTCTCGACGCTCTCATCTAATATCTCTGCAAGCTCTTCATCTGTAGGCTCTTCATCCTTCTCTACTCTATACTCTTCTATTGCGTAGTCTATCGCTTTTACAAGTTTTCTGCTCGCACGGCTAAGTACGTCAAGACTTCTTAAATAGTCAAGCATAGCGCCATAAACTCTCTTTTTGGCATATCCCCAAAACGAGTCGTTTAAGCTCTCATCATACCTACGTGCCAGTTTGATAAGCTCTTCCGTGCCGATAGCAGAGAGATCCATATAATCAATAGAACTTGGAAGTCTCTCTTTAAGCCTAAATGCCATCGCTTTAACTGCCGGTAGATACTGGATAGCCAGCTCATCTTCTTTATGTTTTAAATCTTGTGTGTATGCCGAAATCATGATCTCTTCTCACTATCTTGGCTGTTTGTGCTGACCGCTATATCAGTTATCTTTATAGCCGAGTCTATGATTTTTTCTCTCTTGTTTATCTCATTGGCAAAGATGTCAAGCCTCTTCTCATGCGACTCTTTTGGAAAGAAGTACAACTTTCCGACTGAAGTTCTGTAATATAGTGAGACTATTATATGTGAAAATAGATAAAAAAATGTAGTTATTAAAAATGTATATACTAAGAGGCCCTCTGCGTCAAATGATTTCAATACACCAAATACTATTCCCATAAAAAAGCCCTGAATAGTAAAAAAGTATATAAAATTCTCACCCAACATATAAAAAAGCCTTGAATTAAATTTAAAAGTGCTTGACTAATCGCTTGAAAAGCCCTGACAGTCCGCTTTCGCTAGGCATAACAAGCACATCGCGTTCCAAATTTTTATTAATCGCATTGGCAATAGATAAGATATCTTTATGCACTATCGAGCCTGGATGCATTACACTAAAAAGAGCTCTCTGCTTCACTGAGGAGGATACCTTGATATCGCTGTTTATTTTACCCAAGAGTTTTATGTTTAGCTTCTCCCCGATATTTGCCAATGCTACTTTTTTTATCTTTTCATAAACGGCTATGGCCTCTTTTTCGCTCTTTACCTGATTCATGATAAGATTTATATCATCTCTGAAAGTTGCTATTGTCTTAATGGTCGCGTATGCATCTGTTATTGCAGCAGGGTCCGGGACTGTAACGACTATAACGTCATCCGCCGCGTCAATGAACATTTTTATATGATCCCCGATCCCTGCACCGGTGTCTATTATCATAACATCAAGCTTGTCGAGAATCTCAGCTTCGCTCATAAACCTCTCAAAAAGAGCCTTGTCGGAATACTTTAGTATCTCATCTCCGCTCTCACCGGGGATCAGTATAAGATTTCTCGTAATAGGGATCAATATGTCAGAGACACTTGCTTCTCCCTTTAAAACATGCAGAATATTTTTCTTGATCTTTACGTTAAACATAACATCAAGATTTGCAAGACCTATATCTGCATCGAAGATACCGACATTAAGACCATTTTGAGAAAGTACATAGGCAAGATTCGAGCTTATCGTACTTTTTCCAACACCGCCTTTACCGCTGGTAACTGCAATAAAGCGCGTTTTTTTAGACTTTTTAGCAGCCGTTGAAGAGACAAGCTCTTCTAGCTTTTGAGCTTGATGTCCAATCATGCTTTGCTCCTGTTAAAGCCGTTTAATAAACACTCAACCAAGAAGTCGCTGCTTGCACAGACCAGATCTTCTGGAACTTCCTGTCCGACTGAGAAGTAGCTGATCGGCTTTTTGGTCTCATACGCTAAAGAGAATATATTTCCAAAACCTCTAGTCTCATCGAGCTTTGTAAACATTAGAGTGTCGATATTGAGGCTAGAGAAATTCTCATATGTAGCTTTTAGATCTTCATATTTTATGGAACTAGGCATTACCAAAACGACATCTATGTTGTACTTTATGTCGTTGCCGTCAAGACACTCATAAATTTTTTCTATTTTTGTTCTGTCATAAGGGCTTGAACCCATAGTATCGATAAGTATATAGTCACAATATCTAAGAGAGTCAAGCGCACTTGCAAAGTCTATCGGATCAACTACAGTCTCAATGCCAAGTTTCATCATTCTGGCATACTGCATCAGCTGCTCAACCGCACCTATGCGGTATGTGTCAAGCACGACCAAGCCTACTTTGTACTTTTTTTGCATCAGGTAGGAGTATCTGGCAGCCAGTTTTGCCACCGATGTAGTCTTGCCCACTCCCGTAGGTCCCACAAGCATAATGACTTTTTTGTTTCCTATGGATGGAGCACTCTCAAGTCTGATAGGCACCATTTTTCTAAGAAGTGTCTGAAAATATCTTTTTATAGTTGCAGAGTTTTCTCTCATTCTAAAAGGCATATGCTCCAGCGTCATTCTCATAATGCCGTCAAGATGCTCTCTGTTCATACCGCTTTGGGAAGCAAGACGATATATCTCAGCAAACTCCGAGGGAATATGACTCTCAAGGTTAGGCGCTTTCTCATCCCAGAACATATTTTGAATCACTTTTACTTTATCGCCGAGCTTTGCGATCTCAGATTTTATCTCTTTTAACTCTTTTGGTTCAAAAAGCATCTGAGATTTACTCTCCTGATGCTCATACATCGGCTCTTTTACATCTGCTATCTTGGATATCTGCTTTGCCGCATAGGAGATGTCGTAGAGGACATCGGCACTTTTTTGGGTAAGAGGTCTCTCATCCTTTGGCGAAGATTTTGTTTTTTGATATGTGTTATGCGACGCAGAATCACCCTCGATCCCCATCACTATCTCATAAATAGGCTCACGTCCGAGTGATTTTTTCTGAATCTCTTTTGTGTCTATGTGAAGCATTTGACTATAGTTGACATCCATCTTAGCTTT
This genomic interval from Sulfurimonas crateris contains the following:
- a CDS encoding P-loop NTPase: MIGHQAQKLEELVSSTAAKKSKKTRFIAVTSGKGGVGKSTISSNLAYVLSQNGLNVGIFDADIGLANLDVMFNVKIKKNILHVLKGEASVSDILIPITRNLILIPGESGDEILKYSDKALFERFMSEAEILDKLDVMIIDTGAGIGDHIKMFIDAADDVIVVTVPDPAAITDAYATIKTIATFRDDINLIMNQVKSEKEAIAVYEKIKKVALANIGEKLNIKLLGKINSDIKVSSSVKQRALFSVMHPGSIVHKDILSIANAINKNLERDVLVMPSESGLSGLFKRLVKHF
- the fliM gene encoding flagellar motor switch protein FliM, with amino-acid sequence MADILSQEEIDALLDVVDDEGDDVLDGSEDTLVSQRQVTLYDFKRPNRVSKEQLRAFRGIHDKMARSLASQISSIMRSIVEIQLHSVDQMTYGEFLMSLPNPTSFNVFSMKPLEGSGVIEINPSIAFPMLDRLLGGKGEPFDASREFSDIELSLFETILRVMMATLKEAWGPVMDIFPNIESKESSPNVVQIVAQNEIVVMVVMEIIIGQSSGMMNICYPVIALEPVLPKLASRDLMLNETSTKKSRNTELHVLLGGAKVGIEAMLGDAELSLRDVLDLQSGDIVRLNNAADDIVTICVDGKDRFKGKIGLRRFRKSIQITEIIDTEKDAVKRALENFETIRREKISGVKEIMFNGEENEDEDYEYEYDKKRKRGVDDE
- a CDS encoding RNA polymerase sigma factor FliA, producing MISAYTQDLKHKEDELAIQYLPAVKAMAFRLKERLPSSIDYMDLSAIGTEELIKLARRYDESLNDSFWGYAKKRVYGAMLDYLRSLDVLSRASRKLVKAIDYAIEEYRVEKDEEPTDEELAEILDESVEKIHEARIASTIYTVMPLQDQLQVGDEGSSIANIEKEELINSIKTVLSQYSQREQLIIQFYYFEELTLKEISEILDITESRISQIHKSVIHKIKESVGA
- the flhF gene encoding flagellar biosynthesis protein FlhF is translated as MKILTFTGRTPSEALKKAKMDVNYSQMLHIDTKEIQKKSLGREPIYEIVMGIEGDSASHNTYQKTKSSPKDERPLTQKSADVLYDISYAAKQISKIADVKEPMYEHQESKSQMLFEPKELKEIKSEIAKLGDKVKVIQNMFWDEKAPNLESHIPSEFAEIYRLASQSGMNREHLDGIMRMTLEHMPFRMRENSATIKRYFQTLLRKMVPIRLESAPSIGNKKVIMLVGPTGVGKTTSVAKLAARYSYLMQKKYKVGLVVLDTYRIGAVEQLMQYARMMKLGIETVVDPIDFASALDSLRYCDYILIDTMGSSPYDRTKIEKIYECLDGNDIKYNIDVVLVMPSSIKYEDLKATYENFSSLNIDTLMFTKLDETRGFGNIFSLAYETKKPISYFSVGQEVPEDLVCASSDFLVECLLNGFNRSKA